Proteins from one Vibrio pomeroyi genomic window:
- a CDS encoding VWA domain-containing protein, translated as MSNFTFIYPYWFLSLAALPAIWWLSKRQSKQGLFASHIARYLAPESSKPSKNRSTYFGIWWLVGVIALAGPSFRNNEQPSFEKTQARVVMMDMSMSLYATDIKPNRLTQVRYKALDLLSLWKEGLTGMVAYAGDAYTISPLTSDINTIKSQVPNLSPDIMPYQGSNAPAAVKLAIEMMTRAKIYQGDLVLIADDIDDQEKKEIDSLLSGGNWTLSILAVGSESGAPISLPTGSMMQTDSGQTVVARTNLKNMRDLTRSYGGTFTEVQFDNSDVEHIASYLDRIATMTEVTKTNNSLNTRVNNGFWLLPFLLLPALGLFRKGVIWCGLAVVLSFSQPNTALASPWKTDDQVGYQFYQDEDFQQAAEQFKQQAWKGISQYKAGDFEAAEQTLQGLTGESARYNLANAQAQQGKYDQAIEEYQHILDNNPEHAYAKKNLEIVKQAQQQQQQQQQQQQQQQQQQQQQGDSESKGQKDQDQDQDQQNQQGQQGQQGQQGQQGQQGQQGQQGQQGQQNDSSQDSSDQQQSSTSDEQSQSQSQNTNQEQAKDQPDAKSSEQQGEQEGEQTAQSKQPNKAEQSEDQDESTPQSASAQQASSEQGEDDAKQAVAQTSGQPLSSDPDMRKLEQVESARDPSQLLKAQMILQARQKSAPNNQNKKW; from the coding sequence ATGTCTAACTTTACTTTTATCTACCCATATTGGTTCTTGTCGCTTGCCGCATTGCCCGCGATTTGGTGGCTCAGCAAGAGACAATCGAAACAAGGGTTATTTGCTTCTCATATCGCGCGATATTTAGCCCCAGAATCAAGCAAGCCGTCTAAAAACCGCAGTACTTACTTTGGTATCTGGTGGTTGGTCGGTGTCATTGCATTAGCTGGGCCAAGCTTTCGAAACAATGAGCAGCCAAGCTTTGAAAAAACGCAGGCGCGAGTTGTGATGATGGATATGTCGATGTCGCTCTACGCTACCGACATAAAACCAAACCGTTTAACGCAAGTGCGATATAAAGCGCTCGATCTACTCTCATTGTGGAAAGAGGGCTTAACCGGAATGGTCGCTTACGCTGGCGATGCTTATACCATTAGTCCGCTAACGTCAGACATCAACACCATTAAGAGCCAAGTACCGAACTTGTCTCCAGATATCATGCCTTATCAAGGCAGCAACGCCCCCGCTGCGGTTAAGCTTGCGATTGAGATGATGACTCGTGCGAAGATCTACCAAGGTGATTTGGTACTCATTGCCGATGACATCGATGACCAAGAGAAAAAAGAGATCGACTCGCTACTATCTGGTGGCAATTGGACGCTATCTATCTTAGCGGTAGGCAGTGAAAGTGGCGCACCAATCTCGTTGCCAACTGGCTCGATGATGCAAACCGACTCTGGACAGACGGTAGTAGCAAGAACCAACTTAAAGAACATGCGCGATCTTACACGCAGCTATGGTGGCACCTTTACTGAAGTGCAGTTTGATAATTCAGATGTTGAACACATTGCGAGCTATCTCGACCGCATAGCAACAATGACGGAAGTGACCAAAACCAATAACTCACTTAACACCAGAGTCAACAATGGCTTTTGGCTACTGCCATTCCTATTGCTACCAGCGCTTGGACTTTTCCGAAAAGGTGTTATTTGGTGCGGACTGGCTGTGGTTCTATCATTTAGCCAACCGAATACTGCGCTTGCAAGCCCATGGAAAACCGACGACCAAGTAGGTTATCAGTTTTATCAAGATGAAGATTTCCAGCAAGCTGCGGAACAATTCAAACAGCAAGCGTGGAAAGGCATCTCACAATACAAAGCGGGTGACTTCGAAGCGGCTGAGCAAACACTACAAGGTTTGACTGGCGAAAGTGCTCGTTACAACCTTGCGAATGCTCAAGCACAGCAAGGCAAGTACGATCAAGCGATAGAAGAGTATCAACACATTCTAGACAACAATCCTGAGCACGCATATGCCAAGAAGAATCTAGAGATCGTCAAACAAGCCCAACAGCAACAGCAACAGCAACAGCAACAGCAACAGCAACAGCAACAGCAACAGCAACAGCAAGGTGATTCTGAATCCAAAGGTCAAAAAGACCAAGACCAAGACCAAGACCAGCAGAATCAGCAAGGTCAGCAAGGTCAGCAAGGTCAGCAAGGTCAGCAAGGTCAGCAAGGTCAGCAAGGTCAGCAAGGTCAGCAAGGTCAGCAAAATGATTCTTCGCAAGACTCGTCGGATCAACAGCAAAGTTCTACGAGCGACGAACAATCGCAGAGCCAATCTCAAAACACTAACCAAGAGCAAGCCAAAGACCAACCGGATGCGAAGTCAAGTGAGCAACAGGGTGAGCAAGAAGGCGAGCAAACAGCTCAGTCTAAGCAACCAAATAAAGCCGAGCAGTCAGAAGACCAAGATGAATCAACGCCTCAAAGTGCGAGTGCACAGCAAGCTTCAAGCGAACAAGGTGAAGACGATGCTAAACAAGCTGTAGCACAAACCTCAGGGCAGCCGCTATCGAGTGACCCAGATATGCGAAAGCTTGAGCAAGTAGAAAGCGCCCGTGACCCGAGCCAGCTGCTTAAAGCACAAATGATTTTACAAGCACGACAAAAAAGTGCTCCTAACAACCAGAACAAAAAGTGGTAA
- the pstC gene encoding phosphate ABC transporter permease subunit PstC, with protein sequence MTIANSEKLMNTEATQINKPSLRTKKRVDWRERIFHGLFLSSAVIGIVSLAVIAYFIVAESIPAFQEAGVSGIVLGVDWLPPALFGVATMIVASIVSTLGAVVVGVPVGVLTAIFIAEIAPKRLADIIRPAVELLAGIPSVVYGFFGLVIIVPMIQNIFQVPAGNTILAGIIVLGIMILPTVITVSETSIRAVPRTYKEGSLALGASKIYTIFKLLVPAARSGIMTGVILGIGRALGETMAIIMVMGNAPAMPEGILDSARTLTANIAIEMSYASGVHANALYATGVVLLVFIMMLNGALLYLNREKSK encoded by the coding sequence ATGACCATCGCAAATAGTGAAAAGCTTATGAATACTGAAGCGACTCAAATCAATAAGCCGAGTCTGCGCACCAAAAAGCGCGTTGACTGGAGAGAAAGAATCTTCCACGGCTTGTTCTTATCGAGTGCTGTAATCGGCATCGTATCACTAGCCGTTATCGCTTACTTTATCGTTGCAGAGAGTATCCCTGCATTCCAAGAGGCCGGTGTTTCTGGCATCGTTCTGGGTGTTGACTGGTTACCTCCAGCTCTATTCGGTGTTGCAACTATGATTGTTGCATCGATTGTTTCGACACTAGGTGCTGTAGTTGTTGGTGTACCGGTAGGTGTATTAACCGCTATTTTTATTGCTGAGATTGCTCCAAAGCGTCTTGCCGATATTATTCGACCAGCAGTTGAGCTTCTAGCGGGTATCCCGTCGGTAGTTTACGGCTTCTTCGGTCTAGTAATTATCGTTCCAATGATTCAGAACATTTTCCAAGTACCAGCGGGTAACACTATCCTGGCGGGTATCATTGTTCTGGGTATCATGATTCTTCCTACCGTTATCACGGTTTCTGAAACTTCGATTCGTGCTGTACCTCGTACATACAAAGAAGGTTCACTTGCACTGGGTGCTTCGAAAATCTACACGATTTTTAAGCTACTCGTTCCTGCTGCACGTTCAGGCATTATGACTGGTGTGATTTTGGGTATCGGTCGCGCACTTGGCGAAACGATGGCAATCATCATGGTTATGGGTAACGCGCCAGCAATGCCAGAAGGCATTTTGGACTCGGCTCGTACGCTGACAGCAAACATTGCTATTGAAATGTCTTACGCAAGTGGCGTTCACGCTAACGCACTGTACGCAACAGGTGTTGTACTTCTAGTGTTCATCATGATGTTAAATGGTGCTCTACTTTATCTTAACCGTGAAAAATCGAAGTAG
- the pstA gene encoding phosphate ABC transporter permease PstA, whose amino-acid sequence MDLVKLKQARQTKDNILKGFIWAAAAVTVGFLFWIIWYILSNGLQYVDWNFITDDYTRTGEERGIFPMIIATIYMVIASIAVAAPLGIMTAIYLTEYAKVGSRLVKVIRFCTESLAGIPSIIFGLFGMTFFVSILGLGFSILSGALTLSILILPVIIRTTEEALMAVPQTYREGSYGLGASKIYTIWRLILPSAMPGILTSVILSIGRVIGESAPVFLTAGMVARVPESVFDSGRTLTVHLYKLTTELFTIDEWNQAYGTATVLIVLVLLINMVTKLIARRFNTATY is encoded by the coding sequence ATGGATCTCGTAAAACTAAAACAAGCACGTCAAACCAAAGATAACATCCTGAAAGGTTTTATCTGGGCAGCAGCAGCTGTAACCGTTGGTTTCTTATTCTGGATTATTTGGTACATCCTATCGAACGGTCTGCAATACGTAGATTGGAACTTCATCACTGACGATTACACTCGTACTGGTGAAGAGCGTGGTATTTTCCCAATGATCATCGCCACGATCTACATGGTCATTGCATCGATTGCAGTCGCAGCGCCACTGGGCATCATGACGGCAATCTACCTAACAGAATATGCGAAAGTAGGTAGCCGATTGGTGAAAGTGATTCGATTCTGTACTGAGTCGCTCGCTGGTATCCCATCGATTATCTTTGGTCTGTTCGGTATGACCTTCTTTGTTTCGATTCTTGGCCTTGGCTTCTCGATTCTATCGGGTGCCTTAACGCTAAGTATCTTGATTCTTCCTGTAATCATTCGTACTACAGAAGAAGCATTGATGGCAGTACCACAAACTTACCGCGAAGGCTCATACGGCCTTGGCGCTTCAAAAATCTACACTATCTGGCGTTTGATCTTACCAAGCGCAATGCCAGGTATCTTAACTTCGGTCATTCTTAGTATTGGTCGTGTAATTGGCGAATCAGCACCTGTATTTTTAACAGCAGGTATGGTGGCACGTGTTCCTGAATCAGTATTCGATTCTGGCCGTACACTAACGGTTCACTTATATAAGCTGACAACAGAGCTATTTACTATCGATGAGTGGAACCAAGCCTACGGCACGGCGACTGTCTTAATCGTATTGGTTCTCTTGATCAACATGGTTACAAAACTGATTGCAAGACGCTTCAACACGGCAACTTACTAA
- a CDS encoding phosphate ABC transporter substrate-binding protein codes for MKKTVIGAIALLGALTVNTASAKETISVVGSNSASPLVEVFAETYMNKGEPVFIEIQAPGSSAGIKAAKNGSADLGISSRDLKEEEKTADLKELVIARDGIAVVVNPNNEVSALTAEQITSIYKGDITNWKDVGGADKPIVAITRDTASGTRGAFEDIMKLKKTIGDKKVSAISQRAQVANGNGALKVSVASNPYAIGFISLGTVDESVHALTIDGAAATVDNVKNGSYKVARPFLVLYKDGSPSAETQQFLDWMVADEAQAIAGKKGYITVN; via the coding sequence ATGAAAAAGACAGTTATCGGTGCAATCGCACTACTAGGCGCTCTAACAGTGAATACAGCTTCAGCTAAAGAAACTATCTCTGTAGTTGGCTCTAACAGTGCTTCTCCACTGGTTGAAGTTTTTGCAGAAACCTACATGAATAAAGGCGAACCAGTGTTCATCGAAATTCAAGCACCAGGTTCTTCTGCAGGCATCAAAGCAGCAAAAAATGGAAGTGCTGACCTTGGTATCTCTTCTCGTGACCTAAAAGAAGAAGAGAAAACAGCTGACCTGAAAGAGCTAGTAATCGCTCGTGACGGTATCGCAGTTGTTGTTAACCCGAACAACGAAGTATCTGCTCTAACTGCTGAGCAAATCACTTCAATCTACAAAGGCGACATCACTAACTGGAAAGATGTTGGCGGTGCTGACAAGCCAATCGTAGCAATCACTCGTGATACTGCATCTGGTACACGTGGTGCATTCGAAGACATCATGAAGCTTAAGAAGACAATTGGCGATAAGAAAGTATCGGCTATCTCTCAACGTGCACAAGTTGCAAACGGTAACGGCGCACTTAAAGTTTCTGTAGCAAGCAACCCATACGCAATCGGCTTTATCTCTCTAGGTACAGTTGACGAATCTGTTCACGCTCTAACTATCGACGGCGCTGCTGCGACTGTAGACAACGTTAAGAACGGTTCTTACAAAGTTGCTCGTCCTTTCCTAGTTCTTTACAAAGATGGCTCTCCATCAGCTGAAACTCAACAGTTCCTAGACTGGATGGTTGCAGACGAAGCTCAAGCTATCGCTGGTAAGAAAGGCTACATCACAGTTAACTAA
- a CDS encoding BatD family protein produces MRFLNKPFLSILLTLLLGAFSSFSALAATAVASVSQNSVTKDQVFLLRVATDEKVSSDALDLTALQQDFYVGTPSFGSSMRIVNGSRSVSSEWNISLAPLRLGKVQIPSFDIEGAKTKPITINVAVNKAAPTQHDMAEFQLNLSKDSLYPQEVAELDVKLIIKADPRRLQDPKIAPPSSQGLDVEPIGESKQFQDVLNGQEVTVVQQSFRISSQKSGQFKLNGPKLTGAVVYSTNNSSTTRLFQLDTPVETLDVTVKEVPKGYQGEWLPTSNFKLIQKWSDSQGNELTSNNGLEGDNQTIEMEAGDSLTRTITMTASNLTQHQLPKLNITYPRSVRVYEEKPQFGTTQSGDAVVVYKQVLIPKEAGNISLPKVSQAWFNTDSQSEQTSKALGLELAVKASDRPTSSTPPVTAPPAPQVSPTVVTVDSPGFWPYLTALFAVLWLVSSAMAFYFWSRRGVTTKPTHTIKRQSDTAEALIEALKTKDGVKTRTLFEQWRAENPDLSDETLEAIEAELSKLNQSLYGESSSTTPSWDPSEAIKAVKKPKRASSKTRKSSLETL; encoded by the coding sequence ATGCGATTTCTTAACAAGCCATTTTTATCCATACTCCTAACGCTGCTGTTAGGCGCTTTCTCGTCCTTTTCGGCATTGGCGGCGACTGCCGTAGCGAGCGTTTCACAAAACAGTGTTACGAAAGATCAAGTATTCCTACTTAGAGTCGCAACCGATGAAAAGGTCTCTTCTGATGCTTTAGATTTAACGGCGCTCCAACAGGATTTCTATGTCGGCACACCAAGTTTTGGGTCGTCGATGCGAATCGTCAATGGTAGCCGTTCGGTGTCAAGTGAATGGAACATTAGCCTTGCTCCCCTTCGTTTGGGCAAGGTTCAGATTCCTAGCTTCGATATTGAAGGGGCAAAAACCAAGCCAATCACCATCAATGTTGCCGTTAATAAAGCTGCACCTACTCAACATGATATGGCTGAGTTCCAGCTTAATCTGAGTAAAGACTCGCTATATCCACAAGAAGTCGCTGAGCTTGATGTAAAACTCATCATTAAAGCTGACCCAAGAAGACTGCAAGACCCTAAAATAGCGCCACCGAGCTCGCAGGGCTTAGACGTGGAACCTATTGGTGAATCGAAGCAATTTCAAGATGTCCTCAATGGACAAGAAGTAACGGTCGTTCAGCAGTCATTCCGTATATCTTCACAAAAATCTGGTCAGTTTAAGCTGAACGGACCGAAGCTGACTGGAGCCGTTGTCTACTCGACCAACAACTCCAGTACAACGCGATTGTTCCAACTCGACACTCCCGTTGAAACCCTAGATGTAACCGTCAAAGAGGTGCCAAAAGGCTACCAAGGTGAGTGGTTACCAACATCAAACTTCAAGTTGATTCAAAAATGGTCTGATAGCCAAGGTAACGAGCTAACCAGTAACAATGGTTTAGAAGGCGACAACCAAACCATCGAAATGGAAGCTGGTGATTCGTTAACTCGTACCATTACTATGACGGCTAGCAACTTAACCCAGCACCAACTGCCGAAGCTGAATATCACCTACCCTAGATCGGTTCGTGTTTATGAAGAGAAGCCGCAATTTGGTACAACACAGTCCGGTGATGCGGTGGTGGTTTACAAGCAGGTATTGATCCCGAAAGAAGCTGGAAATATCTCGCTTCCGAAGGTCTCTCAAGCTTGGTTCAACACTGATTCACAATCGGAGCAAACCAGTAAAGCGCTTGGACTAGAGTTAGCGGTAAAGGCAAGTGACCGTCCGACATCTAGCACACCACCGGTTACAGCACCACCAGCCCCACAAGTAAGCCCAACGGTTGTGACTGTTGATAGCCCGGGGTTTTGGCCTTATCTCACCGCTCTGTTCGCAGTCTTGTGGTTGGTTAGCTCAGCGATGGCTTTCTACTTCTGGTCACGCCGCGGTGTAACGACAAAACCAACACACACTATTAAACGTCAATCAGATACAGCAGAAGCGCTTATTGAAGCTCTAAAAACGAAAGATGGCGTGAAGACCAGAACCTTGTTTGAGCAATGGAGGGCTGAAAACCCAGACTTGAGTGATGAGACGTTAGAAGCCATTGAAGCCGAGCTAAGCAAGCTAAACCAAAGCCTTTATGGCGAATCTAGCTCGACAACCCCATCATGGGATCCTTCTGAGGCAATCAAAGCAGTTAAGAAGCCAAAGCGAGCCTCTAGCAAAACGCGTAAAAGCTCACTAGAAACGCTTTAA
- a CDS encoding GGDEF domain-containing protein, translating to MPVKAFAKQISATRDHRLLAESLFDYLAKMLDPKGVGIFAEPIPESDSLPLFCHGELTSLENYPPTFWPWVSQFDTADGVLPMAINTCNWEHMKVLGGESFIMMLDNAPACRTYLIVQNCNAEKVNQTFDQDLDVLQLAAARWQCIRAEKNAALEIKHRDTREAQYLDEIKLRELFVENMKLVHQVALELSNPESLDALYKASVEAVRDRLGFDRAIFMLLDMKKRCFSGTYGTDELGKTNSEHHTQYDLHQLEAEYIEALSDNHTNLVIIEQAPLYTEGKVVGQGWNGMLILREGDKPVGWIAMDNYIHRSSITNYQKQMLESFGSLLSQIYIRKRQEQNIRMLHSSMVELSRCDSVSEVCKSAVSFAIQHLGIDRLAVFLTDKNCSYMQGTWGTDIKGDIVDESYYRSELVERDIVAAARACPNQVAFEESVPIYHDFNIVGVGWTAMTMLTTNTGEPIAFIAADNLLTRSPLTSQLREVIRIFASSLAEVLQRTMAQEELKKLNETLEQEVSKRTQELELANEQLDIISKLDPLTRLGNRRMLSQVLEDLNCDDQGAFAKQHEITFGLILVDLDHFGLYNSVYGHTEGDAALRTIGKILNAHVHSDKETFCRIGGEEFMLLMIGTNHSETKQRAESIRKCIEEAKILHCESSTSPYLTASVGYASITSDQHQFDFDLLYGKADKALYQAKDSGRNRIVSALKRKKVAVSIS from the coding sequence GTGCCTGTAAAAGCCTTTGCAAAACAAATATCTGCTACGCGCGATCACCGTTTGCTGGCAGAGTCTCTTTTCGACTACTTGGCTAAGATGCTTGATCCTAAAGGGGTTGGGATATTTGCTGAGCCCATTCCGGAAAGTGATTCGTTACCTTTGTTTTGTCATGGCGAATTAACCTCTCTTGAGAATTACCCCCCTACATTTTGGCCTTGGGTTTCACAATTCGATACCGCAGATGGTGTGTTACCGATGGCAATCAATACCTGTAATTGGGAACACATGAAAGTGCTTGGTGGGGAGTCGTTCATCATGATGCTCGACAACGCGCCTGCCTGTAGAACTTATTTAATTGTTCAAAATTGCAATGCTGAGAAGGTTAATCAAACCTTCGACCAAGATCTTGATGTCTTACAGCTCGCGGCTGCTCGTTGGCAATGTATTCGTGCCGAAAAGAATGCGGCACTTGAGATAAAGCACCGAGACACACGTGAAGCGCAGTACCTTGATGAGATAAAGCTACGAGAACTGTTTGTTGAGAACATGAAACTGGTTCATCAAGTCGCGTTAGAGCTATCGAATCCAGAATCTTTAGACGCACTCTATAAAGCGTCAGTAGAAGCTGTACGTGACCGCTTAGGCTTTGATCGTGCGATCTTTATGTTGCTTGATATGAAAAAGCGGTGTTTTAGTGGAACTTACGGCACTGATGAACTGGGAAAAACTAATAGCGAGCATCATACTCAATACGACTTACATCAGCTTGAAGCGGAATATATAGAGGCTCTGTCTGACAACCACACCAACTTGGTTATTATTGAACAAGCGCCTCTATACACTGAAGGCAAAGTGGTTGGACAGGGTTGGAATGGTATGTTGATCTTACGAGAAGGGGATAAACCTGTCGGCTGGATCGCCATGGATAACTACATTCACCGTTCGTCAATTACCAATTACCAAAAGCAGATGCTTGAATCGTTCGGCTCTCTGCTTTCTCAAATCTACATTCGTAAACGCCAAGAACAGAACATACGTATGCTGCACTCGAGCATGGTTGAGTTGTCTCGCTGCGATAGTGTCAGTGAAGTCTGTAAGTCCGCGGTAAGTTTCGCTATTCAGCACTTAGGCATTGACAGATTAGCGGTGTTCCTCACTGATAAAAACTGTAGCTACATGCAAGGTACGTGGGGCACAGACATTAAAGGCGACATAGTCGATGAGTCTTATTATCGCTCTGAGCTGGTGGAACGTGACATTGTAGCCGCAGCGCGTGCTTGTCCTAACCAAGTGGCGTTTGAAGAATCAGTCCCTATTTATCACGATTTTAATATTGTTGGCGTCGGTTGGACGGCAATGACCATGCTTACTACAAACACGGGTGAGCCGATTGCGTTTATCGCTGCGGATAACTTGTTAACTCGTAGCCCATTAACCTCACAGCTTCGTGAAGTAATTCGTATCTTTGCTTCAAGCCTTGCTGAGGTGCTGCAAAGAACCATGGCTCAAGAAGAGTTGAAAAAGCTCAATGAAACTCTGGAGCAGGAAGTCAGTAAGCGCACCCAAGAGTTAGAACTAGCCAATGAACAATTGGATATCATTTCTAAATTAGACCCTCTGACACGCCTTGGAAACCGTCGCATGTTGTCGCAGGTTCTAGAAGATTTGAACTGTGATGATCAAGGTGCTTTTGCCAAGCAACATGAAATTACATTTGGGCTGATCCTTGTCGACTTAGATCATTTTGGTTTGTACAACAGCGTCTATGGTCATACAGAAGGGGACGCAGCACTGCGAACCATCGGCAAGATACTTAACGCTCATGTTCATAGTGACAAGGAAACCTTCTGTCGTATTGGCGGAGAAGAGTTCATGTTGTTGATGATCGGCACTAATCACTCTGAAACGAAGCAGCGTGCCGAGTCTATTAGAAAGTGCATAGAAGAGGCGAAAATCCTTCACTGTGAAAGCAGTACTAGCCCATATTTAACGGCATCGGTTGGGTATGCATCGATAACTTCTGATCAGCACCAATTTGATTTTGACCTGCTTTATGGCAAGGCAGATAAAGCCCTATATCAAGCCAAAGACTCGGGGCGAAATAGAATTGTCTCAGCCTTAAAGCGAAAAAAGGTCGCAGTTTCAATTTCCTAG
- the pstB gene encoding phosphate ABC transporter ATP-binding protein PstB → MNKFDIENLDLFYGDNQALKSINLPIPTRQVTALIGPSGCGKSTLLRCLNRMNDLIEGVTIKGKLDMDGTNIYGNIDVADLRIRVGMVFQKPNPFPMSIYENVAYGLRAQGIKDKKHIDEVVESSLRSAALWDEVKDRLKAHAFGLSGGQQQRLCIARTIAMEPDVILMDEPTSALDPIATHKIEELMEDLKKDFTIVIVTHSMQQARRISDRTAFFLMGELVEHNETSVIFSEPKDDRTKGYVNGDFG, encoded by the coding sequence ATGAACAAATTTGATATTGAGAACCTAGATCTGTTTTACGGCGACAACCAAGCGCTTAAATCTATCAACCTGCCAATTCCAACTCGTCAGGTTACAGCACTGATTGGCCCATCTGGTTGTGGTAAGTCAACGCTACTACGTTGCTTGAACCGCATGAATGACCTAATTGAAGGCGTTACTATCAAAGGTAAGCTGGATATGGATGGCACAAACATCTACGGCAATATTGATGTGGCTGACCTACGTATTCGTGTAGGCATGGTATTCCAAAAGCCAAACCCATTCCCAATGAGCATCTACGAGAACGTGGCTTACGGCTTACGTGCTCAAGGTATCAAAGACAAGAAGCACATTGATGAAGTAGTAGAAAGCTCACTGCGCAGTGCGGCACTTTGGGATGAAGTAAAAGACCGTCTTAAAGCACATGCATTTGGTTTGTCTGGTGGTCAGCAACAGCGTCTATGTATCGCTCGTACCATTGCAATGGAACCGGATGTAATCCTAATGGATGAACCAACATCGGCTCTAGACCCAATTGCAACGCACAAGATTGAAGAATTGATGGAAGACCTGAAGAAAGACTTCACTATCGTTATCGTAACGCACTCAATGCAGCAAGCGCGTCGTATTTCAGACCGTACTGCTTTCTTCCTAATGGGAGAGCTTGTAGAGCACAACGAAACGAGTGTTATCTTCAGCGAGCCAAAAGATGATCGTACTAAAGGTTACGTAAACGGTGACTTTGGTTAA
- a CDS encoding methyl-accepting chemotaxis protein, whose protein sequence is MRQLLSGLSIKIQILIPVLFSVVLLLTGVIIGGDKLENAFKDVSTATDQLILHKEELSEIVDNSYGMRIKAIYSLFNADDVKTLVATLNEKRDQNTRLLNSLDTVPGMQDEVAAMSKAMNHYVDFSRTTMLPLLKAKHGDTTLSSDFEARYQVAIDQYRHAGNDMVQAINTLSKKLNLLATQEVDINGQQHTSTLDTATIALLVILSIALVISWTLAGIIVKPLSNIQETMREVAKGNLLVKAEEYGDNEISRLAQDVNKSVEQLRDTVSSLSRISIEVASASTELAAVMTQSSANSDQEKQEVEQVASAVNQLESTAANVNENAVQADSASKQADEMATHSMSLFNESNQANEQMAVQLSEAANVVGTLKEHSEQIGKVIEVIQSISEQTNLLALNAAIEAARAGESGRGFAVVADEVRMLAARTQDSTKEIQTIIEGLQVQSGNANESMSSSLAMLEHNQTLAAEVSTALSGIANSVTDMTEINTQVASAAEEQSQVTSDINRNISNIYSLVSQNVTGITQAAAASHELSNLAEQQKQQLDYFKV, encoded by the coding sequence ATGCGCCAACTTCTCAGTGGCTTATCGATAAAAATACAAATTCTCATTCCAGTACTCTTTTCTGTCGTATTACTTTTGACGGGTGTCATCATCGGCGGTGACAAACTGGAAAACGCTTTTAAAGATGTATCAACAGCAACCGATCAACTCATCCTACATAAAGAAGAACTCAGCGAAATCGTCGACAACAGCTATGGCATGCGCATCAAAGCGATCTACAGCCTATTCAATGCTGATGATGTGAAGACACTGGTTGCAACGCTCAATGAAAAGCGTGACCAGAATACTCGCTTACTGAATTCATTAGACACTGTGCCAGGCATGCAAGATGAAGTAGCCGCCATGAGCAAAGCGATGAATCACTATGTCGACTTTTCTCGAACCACTATGCTTCCTCTATTAAAAGCAAAGCATGGCGATACTACGCTATCGTCTGATTTTGAAGCTCGCTATCAAGTAGCCATCGATCAATATCGTCACGCGGGTAATGACATGGTGCAAGCAATCAACACACTTTCTAAAAAACTCAACCTGCTTGCGACTCAAGAAGTCGACATCAATGGCCAACAACATACCAGCACACTGGATACGGCGACCATTGCCCTGTTAGTGATTCTTTCTATCGCATTAGTCATCAGCTGGACGCTAGCAGGTATCATTGTTAAGCCACTGAGTAATATTCAAGAAACCATGCGTGAAGTAGCGAAAGGTAACCTACTGGTTAAAGCTGAAGAGTATGGCGATAACGAGATCTCGCGCCTTGCCCAAGACGTCAACAAATCCGTTGAGCAACTGCGCGACACGGTAAGTTCGCTGTCTCGAATCAGTATTGAAGTGGCGTCTGCGTCTACAGAACTAGCCGCAGTGATGACACAATCAAGCGCTAACTCAGACCAAGAGAAGCAAGAAGTGGAACAAGTCGCTTCTGCCGTCAACCAGTTAGAAAGCACAGCAGCAAACGTGAACGAGAACGCAGTACAAGCTGATTCTGCATCTAAACAAGCTGACGAAATGGCGACACACAGCATGAGCTTGTTTAATGAGAGCAACCAAGCTAATGAGCAAATGGCGGTTCAACTGAGTGAAGCTGCTAACGTTGTCGGCACGCTAAAAGAACACTCAGAGCAGATTGGTAAAGTGATCGAGGTGATTCAAAGCATCTCTGAACAGACCAACCTGCTTGCGCTTAACGCAGCAATTGAAGCGGCGCGTGCGGGTGAAAGTGGCCGTGGTTTCGCGGTTGTTGCTGATGAAGTTCGAATGCTGGCAGCACGCACTCAAGATTCAACCAAAGAGATCCAAACCATTATTGAAGGTTTGCAAGTTCAATCTGGCAACGCTAACGAGAGCATGAGCAGCTCACTAGCAATGCTAGAGCACAACCAAACACTGGCAGCGGAAGTAAGCACAGCCCTTTCTGGCATCGCGAACTCGGTAACGGACATGACGGAGATTAACACTCAGGTAGCCTCAGCCGCAGAAGAGCAAAGCCAAGTGACGTCAGACATCAACCGTAATATTTCAAACATCTACAGCTTAGTAAGCCAAAACGTAACCGGTATCACTCAAGCCGCAGCAGCAAGCCACGAGCTATCTAACCTAGCTGAGCAACAGAAGCAGCAGTTGGATTATTTTAAGGTGTAA